Proteins from a single region of Geothermobacter ehrlichii:
- the sfsA gene encoding DNA/RNA nuclease SfsA, translating to MRLPSPLLAGTLVRRYKRFFADVELDDGTLVTAHTPNTGSMLQCAVPGHPVLVSKNDDPRRKLKYTLELIRVKGHWVDTHTQRSNRVVEEGLRCGSIPELAGCRVTPEFRFGASRLDFLLERDGERILVEVKNVTLTDGGSTALFPDAVTVRGRKHLLELAAAVDAGYRAVIFFLVQRGEAEAFAPADEIDPEYGRLLREVAGRGVEVLAYRTVVSETENRIGVRLPVIL from the coding sequence ATGCGCCTTCCCTCCCCCCTGCTGGCCGGCACGCTGGTCCGGCGCTACAAGCGGTTTTTCGCTGATGTCGAGCTGGACGACGGCACCCTGGTCACCGCCCATACTCCGAACACCGGCTCGATGCTGCAGTGCGCGGTACCCGGTCATCCGGTGCTGGTGTCGAAAAACGACGATCCCAGGCGCAAGCTCAAATACACCCTGGAGCTGATCCGGGTGAAGGGCCACTGGGTCGACACCCACACGCAGCGCAGCAACCGGGTGGTCGAGGAGGGGCTGCGCTGCGGAAGCATCCCGGAACTGGCCGGTTGCAGGGTGACACCCGAGTTCCGCTTCGGCGCCAGCCGGCTCGATTTTCTGCTCGAACGGGACGGGGAACGGATTCTGGTCGAGGTGAAGAACGTCACCCTGACCGATGGCGGCAGCACGGCGCTCTTTCCCGACGCGGTCACGGTTCGCGGCCGGAAGCACCTGCTGGAACTGGCGGCGGCCGTGGATGCAGGCTACAGGGCGGTGATCTTTTTCCTGGTGCAGCGGGGCGAGGCCGAGGCCTTCGCCCCGGCGGATGAAATCGACCCGGAGTACGGCCGGCTGCTGCGCGAGGTGGCCGGCAGGGGGGTGGAGGTGCTGGCCTACAGAACCGTCGTCAGCGAAACGGAGAACCGCATCGGGGTGCGGCTGCCGGTGATTCTGTAG
- a CDS encoding ferritin-like domain-containing protein has protein sequence MEKLDLKEAIRSAIQTEKDAMDYYNFAAEKAFDERVKKTFELLGREERQHALTFYNAYPGDDLPAFEELMAAPPDTGSSWWKSLQRTLVGDFDERLVLELAIEQEAQLEKNLRAMAEKIDDAKVRDIYLANASSTHQHLLLVEEDYRGLLGQSS, from the coding sequence ATGGAGAAGCTGGATCTGAAGGAAGCCATCAGAAGCGCCATCCAGACCGAAAAAGATGCGATGGATTACTATAACTTCGCCGCGGAAAAAGCTTTCGACGAGCGGGTAAAAAAAACCTTCGAACTGCTGGGACGCGAGGAGCGCCAGCACGCCCTGACCTTCTACAACGCCTATCCGGGCGATGATCTTCCCGCCTTCGAGGAACTGATGGCCGCCCCTCCCGACACCGGCTCCTCCTGGTGGAAATCGCTGCAGCGGACCCTGGTCGGCGATTTCGATGAGCGGCTGGTTCTGGAGCTGGCCATCGAACAGGAAGCACAGCTGGAAAAGAACCTGCGGGCCATGGCGGAAAAGATCGACGACGCGAAGGTTCGCGACATCTACCTGGCCAACGCCAGCTCGACTCATCAGCACCTGCTGCTGGTCGAAGAGGACTACCGCGGGCTGCTGGGGCAGTCCTCCTGA
- a CDS encoding type 1 periplasmic-binding domain-containing protein, with translation MRRGFCSLLLTALMLIAGPVAAAELVGGYPPDRALRLGERMYREGLLPSGEPMEALVQGDIPVSGTMFSCQSCHLRSGLGSVEGTIVTPPVNAVELFQDYTKAPAETLPQWQEIPSSMRPPMIRPAYTDETLARVIWTGVDSAGREISLTMPRYLLDEADMEVLVYYLRHLSARPSPGVTSDTIRFATVIAGDVPAGKAKAMVATLEAYFRDRNLPTRRQKDRARRGVFYRKHILTAWRRLELEVWRLEGDPQGWEDQLARLYAQSPVFALVGGLAAGDWEPIHRFCERMRLPCLFPLTERPVISERDWYTLYFSRGDYQEGETLARYLAGKKGDGRKLVVLRENGDRTKRVLLGFGQTWERLAGEPVSDIAVTPEDLAQMAPLKDGIVICAVTDRLLPRLFDLVRRSSNSLFYLFHGVSPGLAKKLPADLRPVVRMTYPYRLPEAESRYRRLVSIWLRGRGLKMTYPHVQTRCYFIGWMLSGVLMHLQSDYYRDFLLDIFDMMNDETYAIVDFPRLSFGQGQRYAAKGCYVVGFNPEDGRLQVLTDWVIH, from the coding sequence ATGAGACGGGGATTCTGCAGTTTACTGTTGACGGCCCTGATGCTGATCGCCGGGCCGGTTGCGGCCGCGGAGCTGGTCGGCGGCTATCCGCCAGACCGGGCCCTGCGTCTCGGCGAGCGAATGTATCGTGAAGGGCTGTTGCCTTCCGGGGAGCCGATGGAGGCCCTGGTCCAGGGAGACATCCCGGTTTCCGGGACCATGTTCAGTTGCCAGTCCTGCCATTTGCGCAGCGGCCTCGGATCGGTGGAGGGGACCATCGTGACGCCTCCGGTCAATGCAGTCGAACTGTTCCAGGACTATACCAAGGCGCCGGCAGAAACCCTGCCGCAGTGGCAGGAGATTCCTTCCTCCATGCGCCCGCCGATGATACGGCCGGCCTATACCGACGAAACCCTGGCCCGGGTCATCTGGACCGGTGTTGATTCCGCCGGCCGCGAAATCAGTCTCACCATGCCCCGTTATCTGCTCGATGAGGCGGACATGGAGGTTCTGGTCTACTATCTCAGGCATCTGTCCGCCCGTCCGTCGCCCGGTGTGACTTCGGATACGATCCGTTTTGCCACGGTGATTGCGGGTGACGTGCCGGCAGGGAAGGCCAAGGCCATGGTCGCTACTCTCGAGGCCTATTTCCGTGATCGCAACCTGCCGACTCGCAGACAAAAGGATCGGGCCCGACGCGGAGTCTTCTATCGCAAGCACATTCTGACCGCCTGGCGGCGGCTTGAACTCGAGGTCTGGCGTCTGGAGGGAGACCCCCAAGGCTGGGAAGATCAGTTGGCCAGGCTTTACGCCCAGAGTCCCGTTTTCGCCCTGGTTGGCGGCCTGGCAGCCGGTGACTGGGAGCCGATTCACCGTTTTTGTGAGCGAATGCGGCTGCCCTGTCTTTTCCCCCTGACGGAACGGCCGGTCATAAGTGAACGGGACTGGTACACTCTCTATTTCAGCAGGGGAGATTATCAGGAAGGGGAAACGCTGGCGCGTTATCTGGCCGGGAAGAAAGGGGACGGTCGAAAGCTGGTCGTTTTGCGCGAAAACGGTGACCGGACGAAGAGGGTTCTGCTCGGTTTCGGCCAAACCTGGGAAAGGCTCGCAGGAGAGCCGGTGTCGGACATTGCCGTCACTCCGGAAGACCTGGCACAGATGGCTCCCCTGAAGGACGGAATCGTCATCTGCGCCGTCACCGACCGTCTGTTGCCGAGACTCTTCGACCTTGTGCGGCGCTCGTCGAACAGTCTTTTTTACCTGTTCCACGGGGTTTCACCGGGATTGGCAAAGAAACTGCCGGCCGATCTGCGGCCGGTCGTACGCATGACCTATCCCTATCGTCTGCCGGAGGCCGAGAGTCGCTATCGGCGGCTGGTTTCGATCTGGCTGCGGGGACGGGGGCTGAAGATGACATACCCGCATGTGCAGACGCGGTGTTATTTCATAGGCTGGATGCTTTCCGGCGTCCTGATGCACTTGCAGAGTGATTACTACCGGGACTTTCTGCTCGACATTTTCGACATGATGAATGACGAGACCTATGCCATTGTCGATTTTCCCCGGCTCAGCTTCGGCCAGGGACAACGCTATGCCGCCAAGGGCTGTTATGTGGTCGGTTTCAATCCGGAAGACGGCAGACTGCAGGTGCTGACCGACTGGGTGATCCACTGA
- a CDS encoding SCO family protein — translation MNLVRSLSILLLLLLTGLPSFAARYQRSVAVYEIPDVELIDQNRQRVRLPELLATDEPVFVDFIYATCTTICPVMSAGFANLQKKLVRERQFARFISITIDPEHDSPEILKDYAARYRAQEGWIFLTGSRDDIVRVMRAFDAFVPDKMEHYPLVFVRDPDRKHWVRIYGLIGTRDLMSEFRRLYPK, via the coding sequence ATGAACCTGGTGCGAAGTCTTTCGATTCTGCTGCTGTTGCTGCTGACCGGTTTGCCGTCTTTTGCCGCCCGCTACCAGCGGTCGGTTGCCGTCTACGAGATTCCCGATGTCGAGCTGATCGACCAGAACCGGCAGCGGGTTAGACTGCCCGAGCTTCTGGCTACGGACGAACCGGTTTTCGTCGATTTCATCTACGCCACCTGCACCACCATCTGCCCGGTGATGTCGGCCGGCTTCGCCAACCTGCAGAAGAAACTGGTGAGGGAGAGGCAGTTCGCCCGATTCATTTCCATTACCATTGACCCGGAACATGATTCACCTGAAATTCTCAAAGATTACGCCGCCCGCTACCGGGCGCAGGAAGGGTGGATCTTTCTCACCGGCAGCCGGGACGACATCGTGCGGGTGATGCGCGCTTTCGACGCCTTTGTGCCGGACAAGATGGAACATTACCCGCTGGTGTTCGTTCGCGATCCGGACAGGAAGCACTGGGTGCGCATCTACGGTCTGATCGGCACCCGGGACCTGATGAGCGAATTTCGCAGGCTCTATCCGAAATGA